CAGCATCCTGACGCCGCCGGCATGGCAGATCGCCCTGTCGGTCGCGCTGCTTCTGCTGGCGATCTGGGGGGCGGGGCAGCTCGCGGCGAAGATCTTCCGGACGGGGATTTTGATGTACGGAAAGCGCCCGGCGTTCCGCGAGATCTTCAAGTGGCTCCGGCGGGCCTGACCTGGCTGAGCGCGCCGGCGGGCCGCGGCGGCCCGGTTGGCCGATCGGCATCCGGCGCCTTGCGCCGGGACCGCCTATGTGTTAGAGTTCGTTGCCGGGTGCAGCGGGGAGGGGGTGGCTGATCGGCCTCCTCCCCGTTTTGACATGAAACAGTCGCAGGAATCGGGCCGCCATGGAATGCGCCGTCATAACCACCTATCGCTGCAACGCGCGTTGCCGGATGTGCAACTGCTGGCAGAACCCCTCGAAGACGAGCGAGGAGTTCGACCCGGAGATCCTCGAGAAGATCCCCGCGGGAATGCAACGTCTCAACATCACCGGCGGCGAGCCGATGCTCCGCAAGGACATCCACCGGATCGTCGAGATCCTCGACACGAAGAGCGACCGGCTGGAGATCAGCACCAACGGCTTCTTTTACGATCGCATCGAGGCGATCGCCCGGGATTTCCGCGACATCACCGTCCGCGTCAGCCTCGAGGGTCTCCCCGCGCTCAACGACGAGCTGCGCGGCCTCGAGAACGGGTTCGATCGCGGGCTGCGGACGATCCTGCGGCTCAAGCGTCTCGGCGTGAAGGACATCGGATTCGCCATGACGATCTCCGGCGAGAACTGCCGCGACCTGCTCGACCTCTACACGCTCGTCGCCGCGATGGGCGTCGAGTTCGCCAACGCGGTGGTGCACAACTCCTTCTACTTCTTCAAGAAAGACAACCGCGTCGAGAACGTCGACGAGGTCGTCGACGTCATGACGCGATTCATCGAGGCCCTGCTCTGCTCTCCCCGCGCCGCGACGAAGAAGCGCGTCAAGGACTGGTTCCGCGCCTACCTGAACCTCGGGCTGCTTCGCCACGTGCAGGGCAAGGGGCGCCCGATCCCGTGCAACGCCGCCACCGACACCTTCTTTCTCGACCCCTTCGGACGGGTGCTCGCCTGCAACGGGTCGGCCGAACCCTGGGTGATGGGCGACCTGACCACGCAGGATTTCGATGAGATCTGGCATTCCGAACGGGCAAGGCGGGTCAGGGAGAAGGTGCGGAACTGCGACCGCGGCTGCTGGATGACGGGGACGGCCGTCCCCGCGATGCGCAGGCACCCCTGGGCGCCCGCCCTCTGGGTGCTCCAAAACAAGCTGCGGCTCATGCGGGGCGGGAAGATCTGTCTCGACTGACGCGAGCCCGCGTCGAAAGCGTGATCCGTGAACGAGACCCCGAAAAAAGCGAGCATCGCGATACTCGGCATCAAGGGCGTGCCCGGCACCCACGGCGTCGAGACGGTCGTCGATTCGCTGATCCCGCACCTCGCCGGGGCCGGCTACGACGTCACCGTCTTCGGCTATGCCTCGTACGCCGAGCCGACCGACGACTATAACGGCGCGGCGGTCCGCGTCGTCGAGGGCTGCAGGCGCAAGAACCTCGAGATGATCTCGCACATGTGGCGCGCCTCGCTCGCCGTCCGGCGGGAGGGATTCGACATCGTCCACATCCACAGCACCGATCCCTGCCTGCTCGCGTGGCTGCCCCGCCCGCGGCGCGGGCTCGTCGCCACCTCGCACGGGCAGGCCTATCTCCGGGAGAAGTGGAGCCGGGGGGCGAAGGCGATGTCAAGGCTCGCCGAGCGCTTCTTCATACGGTGTCCCGACGTGCGAACGTCCGTCTCGAAGCCGCTCGCCGAATATTATAACGGGCGCTACGGCGACCGTGTGCGTTATATTCCGAACGGGATCGTGATGCGCGAGCGGCCGCCGGCCGATTGGCTCCGGCGGCACGGCCTCGAACCGGGCGGGTATCTCTTCTGCTCGGTCGGACGGATCGAACGGACGAAGGGGCTCACCACCCTCATCGAGGCCTACCGGCGCCTCGGCACCGATCTGCCCCTCGCGATCGCCGGGGGCGGCCCGGCGACCGACGAGGCCTACTTCGAGGAACTCAAGGCGGCGCGGCCCGAAGGGGTCCGGTTCGTCGGATTCCTCACCGGGCAGGAATACTACGCGCTCTACGCGCACGCGCGGGCCTTCGTCTTCCCCTCGGAGTACGAGGCGATGTCGATCGCGTTGCTCGAGGGCCTGGCCCTCGGCGTGCCGGCCGTCTACAGCGACATCCCGGAAAACGAGGTGGTCGCCGGCGGCGTCGCCAGTCCCTTCGCCGTCTCCGACGCCGAATCGCTTGCGACGGCGCTCCGTCGTCTCCTCGCCGACCCCGACGGGGCGGCGGCGACGGCGAAGCGGGCCCTCGATCGCGTCCGCCGCCGGCACAGCTGGGAAGCGATCGCGAGACAATACGGCGAGATCTACGAAGAGCTCATGCGGAGGAGGACATGATGTTCGAGGCATTCAGGAAAGCAATCGAGGCCTTCAAACGGGCGGGGGTCGCCGATCCGCTCGGCGAAACCCTGCGACTGATGGATATCCGCTCGGCTGGCGCCCTTCGCGAGACGGACGCCGGCCTGCTCGGGGAGGGCGGCGTCGATCTCGACGCCCTCGCCGCCGGACGGGCCGAGGGCGTTCCGACCGAATACATCCTCGGCGAGGCGCCCTTTCTCGGCCTGA
The DNA window shown above is from Candidatus Krumholzibacteriota bacterium and carries:
- a CDS encoding glycosyltransferase family 4 protein; translation: MNETPKKASIAILGIKGVPGTHGVETVVDSLIPHLAGAGYDVTVFGYASYAEPTDDYNGAAVRVVEGCRRKNLEMISHMWRASLAVRREGFDIVHIHSTDPCLLAWLPRPRRGLVATSHGQAYLREKWSRGAKAMSRLAERFFIRCPDVRTSVSKPLAEYYNGRYGDRVRYIPNGIVMRERPPADWLRRHGLEPGGYLFCSVGRIERTKGLTTLIEAYRRLGTDLPLAIAGGGPATDEAYFEELKAARPEGVRFVGFLTGQEYYALYAHARAFVFPSEYEAMSIALLEGLALGVPAVYSDIPENEVVAGGVASPFAVSDAESLATALRRLLADPDGAAATAKRALDRVRRRHSWEAIARQYGEIYEELMRRRT
- a CDS encoding radical SAM protein, whose amino-acid sequence is MECAVITTYRCNARCRMCNCWQNPSKTSEEFDPEILEKIPAGMQRLNITGGEPMLRKDIHRIVEILDTKSDRLEISTNGFFYDRIEAIARDFRDITVRVSLEGLPALNDELRGLENGFDRGLRTILRLKRLGVKDIGFAMTISGENCRDLLDLYTLVAAMGVEFANAVVHNSFYFFKKDNRVENVDEVVDVMTRFIEALLCSPRAATKKRVKDWFRAYLNLGLLRHVQGKGRPIPCNAATDTFFLDPFGRVLACNGSAEPWVMGDLTTQDFDEIWHSERARRVREKVRNCDRGCWMTGTAVPAMRRHPWAPALWVLQNKLRLMRGGKICLD